The Endozoicomonas sp. 4G DNA segment GAACTTTGCCGATGGCTTTGACATTGGTTCCGACAGCCATGTGTTTATTGAAGCCAATGAAGGGCAGGTCAGTTCCACCCATCGGGGCATTGAAAAGAACCCCTACCTGGAGTTGTTCAGTTCTGAAACCAGCTTTGGCAGCAGTGACTCCAGCACCAGTAATATTCTCACTTTTAACGGCAATGGTAAGGTAGTTGCCGGGCAGTACGCCTACCAGTGGGTGGAAATAGAGTCTGACGGCACCATTAATAACCAGCTCTACCGTTACGGTACCGCGGCCCGGATGAATGAGCAGTATTCCAGCCGGGCAGAACTGGCCGCTTATATCAAGGATCTTCAGGACCGTGTTGACCTGCTGGAATCTTGGGACGGTTCCAGCACTCTTATCGATGGGATCACCGTGAGTGACGGCGATGGCGAAGATACCGGCAGCACATCCGGCACCGGCTCCGAGAACACCGTGGATGGTGGGGAAAACCCTTACCAGGATGAGATCAATGAGCTGAAGTCAGAAATTGTACTGCTGTCGGCTATCGTCAATGATCTGTCTGCGAACCCGAACGATGCCATCAGGGTGGCGGATGTTCAGGCCACCGCAGGGAATATCAACCTGGTGGCCGACACCATCACACTGGCTGGCAGTAACAAACCGACCTTCACCGCCAAAGGCGACGCCTACATCAAGGTGGAGAACAAGACCGATGAACATTTGCTGCTGGAAAACCTGAGCATTACCAATCAAACCGGCGGTAACGTGTTTGTCACTGGCGGTGCCTCGCTGGGGAACAGTTATATCTTTGAACAGTCTGGCAGTGATTACACGTCGAAGACTGGCATTGATATCAGCCATGCGCCAACCGGTGCCAACTACCTGGACTCTGACGTTATTATTAATGGCGATATCTCCAACCTGCTGTCCAGCGTCAATATTGATGTGGCCGAAGGTGACCTGATCCAGCAGGCTACCATCGAAGCCAACGCCATTAATCTGAACGTGGAGAACGGCAGCCTGCTGCTGAATTCCAACAAACCCCAGACCTATGGCCGTGATCCCAAGGCGCTGGTCAACTATACCGCTGGCTGGAAACCTTCCGCTGAAGGTTTTGTGCAGCTTTATATCAACGACAAATACAGCACAGCCATTAATGCTACTGGTATTAACGACTTCAATAACTGGTTTACTGGCCGTGCCATCCGCCATACCGATGACCAGAAGAGTTATTACCAGGGCGGTAGCTACGGCTACGACGAAATGAATATCTACTTCAACTGGGGCTTCAGCGACAGTAAGGAATACCACGGCAGTGATGCCATTGTGTTTGAAATGCGCAGCAACAGCGGCAGTCGTGGTGGCAGCAAATGGAAGTTCAAGCCTGTTCAGAATTTACAGTCCAAACTTGAGCAGAGCGCCAGCTACTCCCAGGTGAAAAGCAGTCTGGGCGGCACCGGCACTTCCATCATTGGTGAGAAGGTCGTGATTAATGCTGCGCGTCTGGATATCAATGGCAAGATTATCGTTGGTACCGATAACGCCTGGTCTGTGGATGTGGGTTCGGGTTTTGATGCGACTGTCGCCGAATATATCCGTGACGCAGGGCTTTCTGCCGGCGATGTGATTAATATCAGGCCCGGTGAAAGCAAAGCTCTCTGGGTCAGACATCCGTCTCTGCCCGGTCTCAAAACTCTGAAGTATTATGATTTTGATGTGTCGTCCAGTAATGGTACCTCTGGCATTGGCCTGACTTATGATGTCGCTACTGGCAAGCTCAGGGCTAATGACATTCCGGTCAGTGGCGGTGGCTATGTGGCTATCAGGGCCAGAATTTCCTCCACCGGTGAAGAAGGCAATATCACCGTTAAGGACGGACTGGGCCAGATTGATATTAATAACGACTCCAGCAAGCAGCTGGTGCTGGGTACTATCAGCGCCGGAGACGACGCCACCGGTGTTATTCGTATTACCGACCTGAATAAGAGAAAGAATGGCAGCTATTACAGTGAATGGTTTGTCCACTCGCCCGGCAACAAAATCAGACAGTATGAGACCGACGCCTGGGCGGTCAGTTATGACGAATCCAATTATGTGAAGAGTCTCGGCGGCACCGGAACAACGTCGACTATGACGTATAACCCCATGGCCGGACAGCTGTTCTATATTCGCGAAGGGGCGACCGTGGTACGCAGCTTTGATCCACCCGGAGACAGCTCTGCGCCTTATGATGGCAAGTCTATTGATGGTTACTTCGCCAAATATCCGAACACCCTTGGGGACTGGTATTACGAAACCAACTGGAACACTGAAGCCAGCTACTACACCACCTGTTCCTACAAGCCAGAAGCCTGCTCCAATGGTACAGCCAGCAATTACCTGACCCAGGTTTATGACCGTGGCGGTGAGAACGTCTGGGGGGTTAAGTGGGGCCTCAGCTACGACAAGTACTACGGCAGTAACATGACCAATGTCGATCCTGCCGTCTATGTTTCCTATCGTATGTGGATGGATGCCCACACCTATGTGAAGGCAGACAATGCCATTAGTTTTCAGTTCACTGGTTCGGCTAATGGTTTTATTGACCTGACCTCAAAATCGTCCATTGAACTGACCGGTAACGTTTATAACCCCAGTGGTACCACCAATATCAGCACGCTCAAGAATCTGATCACTTCCGGTTCCACCGCCATTACCTCTGACGTGACCACCATTGCTGCCAGAGGCAACATTGGCAGCCGTGATAATGCCCTGGCGATCATTACCGATGAGCTGGGTCTGAGTTCCAGTAAGGGTTCTCTCTATTTCAACGTGACAGGCGCTGACGGTGATGTGGAACTTCGACACCTGAAAGCCAAATACGACATTGTTGGTATTGTTGACAAGGGCATTGTCGCCAAAGACAGCAGTACGATTATTCAATCGGATCGTCTGGATCTGACCAGCTCTACCGGCGGCATTGGTAAGGTGGGAACCATTGGTAATACCGGCAGCTACCAGTTCGTCAATATTGCCACCACCGGCACAGTGAAACTGAATGCCGCTACTGATATTGCCGTGAATCAGGCCACTGGCGACCTTGAGCTCTACAGCGCCAAGGCGAACGAAGAAGTGGTGATCAAGCTGGGTAATGGCCGGATTACCAACGGTATTGGCCGACTGGACAAGACCGATGAAGAGTTGGCTTATGACGCTGCGGTGTGGGACAGCCTGAATCTGCTGGATGATGACGCCGGTGCTGTAACTGTGTCGTCTTATGAAAACCAGTTCACGCACAAATACCATACCTACTGGATGATCAAGCAGCGCCTGTCTGACGACAGCGATGCCGGTTTCACCATTGATCCGGCCTTTGTTGAAGCCCTGAAAGTGCGTTATAACACCACTGACGAAGTGGCACTGACTCGTCTGGTGAAGGCCGATTATCAAGGACTTGAACAGTGGTTCGCAGACCAGGTTGCTGCCGCTGATGTTTACGACAAGCCAGAAGACGCCATTGGCATTGAGCAGAAAGGAACGCTCTTCGGTTATGACTACGGCGCTCTGCTCACTGGCAGTTACGATCAGGGCTATCGCCTGACTCTGGCGCAAGACTCCAGCTGGTACACCGGCATGGTGGAGGGTGCGAAGTGGAAACAGAGCCAGCTGGATATCAGTATTTCTGCGACAGCACTGAATGGCGACGCCTCAAGCCAGCTGACCAACAGGGAAGCTAACATCAAGGCTTCCGACATTCATCTGATCGCCAATGGCGGCAGTGTTGGCGAAAACCTCAATGACCTGGTCTTCAGTGTCAGCCGCGATGGTTCCGGAACCATCACCGACGCCCAGAAAGCGGCTCTGCTGGCCGCCGGTGCCGGTGATATTTCAACGACAGTGACCCAAGATAAGGTAACGTTCAACGTCAAGCAGGTTGACCCGATCAAGATTGATATGTCCGGAGAGCTGTACGCCTCGGCCAGCAAAGAGATCTATATCGAGTCTAAATCCGGCCTGACCCTGGGCAGTCTGGCTTCTTCCGAAAACGACATTCGTCTGGTGGTGGATGGTGTCATTGATGCCAAATCAGGGCTGACCAATATCGCTGCCCGTGACCTGTTTATCGCTAATACCCGTGGGGATATTGGCTCGCAGAGCAATGCCCTGAAGCTCAACCTTACCGGAGCGCTGAGGCAGGCGGGTGCGGCATCAGATATGTACCTTCAGGGTGTGGGTGGTGATCTTTATCTGGGATCAATCAGTGCTGGCGGCCTGCTCTCCATTGCTAACAGTAATGATCTTCTGTCGTACAATAACGACAGCTTCCTTGCTGCTGAGTCATTCAATCTCGACGTCAACAGTCATGACCTTGGCAGTAACTCCAGAGCGTTGAACCTGATTATGACCGGCGCTGGCAGTTTCCGGGCCGACGCAGGCAATGCCTGGCTGAACGTTAAGGACTCCAGCCTGTTCACACTGGGACAAGTTGATATCGACAAGACCTTGTCCCTCAGCGCTGTGGGAGCCCTGGCTCTGCAGGGGAATCTTGACGCAACGGGCCTGACTCTGGATGCAGATGGCGCTCTGACCAGTGGCGGTTACACAATGACTGTGGCTAATGACGCTGATATAGAGGCCGGCAGCATTGATCTGGGCGCCATGAACGTCAAGGTGGGCAGTGCCAATATCTACGCCCAGTCTGGCGGCCTCACTCTGGGTGATGTCACTGCATCCAAAGGTTTGTTGACGCTGCTGGCTAATGGTCAGTTGACCCTGAATGGCGACATTGTGACTCTGGGTGGCAACCTTCTGGCAGATGCCAACAGGATTGTAATGGCTGCCCTGGGCTCTGTGACCAGCTCCGGTAATATCACCATGACGGCGTCGGACAGCATGAACCTGTTTAATCTGACCGCCCGCAATGGTGTGGTTGACCTCACCGCCAGCAACGGCTTTGATGCTCAACTGGGTTCCATTACCGCTACTCGTCTGGATGCTCGTGAGGTAGATATCGAAACCCAGTCCGACCTGACGCTCAGCGATGCAGTGGCAACCTCTTCAGGTAATCTAAAGCTGACTTCTGGTGGCGATATGTTCCTGAATGCGGATATCACCAGTGATCAGGGGTCCATTATTCTGGATGGACAGAAGTCGCTGTACGCCACACGTCGTATGAAGTCTGGACAGGACCTGAAGATCATCACCAAAGGCAACCAGGAGTTAAGCACTCTGGAGGTTGGTGGCAACCTGGATATTGATCTGGAAGACGGCTCAGCCCTGAGCATTGCCTCCGCAACTGTGGCCGGGCTTGTGGATATTCTTTCCAGTGGCGACCTGACTCTGTCCGGCTCGTTGGCTGCCAGCGATGTCAGTATTGAAACAACCGGTGGGCTGACCTCTGGTGGTTCCATCCGCTCTGCCACAGGTTCCATGACCTTAAAGATGGGCAAAGGCCTGAATGTTCAGGGTGATATCACAGCCTTCAGCAATATGGATATTGTTGCCATTGAAGGCGTCACCATGGCACCCGGCAAGAGTATTACCGCCGGTGGTTACATGGATATCGATGCCGCCTTTATCAACATGAGCGACAACAGCCTGATGAAATCCGGCGCTGATATGAAGCTCTACACACCGGGCTCCATGTTACTGGGCACTCTGGAAGTGGGCGGTGATCTGGATATCGACATTGAATCGGGTGCCGAGCTTGCCATCAGCAGTGCCACGGTGGCCGGTATTGTCGACATTCTTTCCAGTGGCGATCTGGATCTGTCCGGCTCTCTGGCAGCCGGTGATGTGACCATTGAAACGGCAGGCGATCTGACTACCGGTGGTTCCATCAGTGCTTCTGCTGGTGCCATGACCCTGAAGATGGGTAAGGGCTTGAATGTTCAGGGTGATATCAGCGCTTTGGGTAATATGAATATAGAAGCGGTTGAGGGTGTTCTGATTGCTTCAGGCAGAAGCGTGAGCGCCGGTGGTATTTCAATAGAGACAGATACTCTGTCACTGAACAATGATAGTCGTTTAATTTCCGAAAATGGTATCACTGTGTCGCTTAACTCTTTTGAGATGGGTGACGGTGTGGAAATCTCTGCGGTCAATGACATCGATATGACAGTCCAAAGCCAGATTATTCTGAATGGCCCGGTAAGCTCCAGCGCAGGTTCCATTCAAATGACGGGAACTGAAGGTCTGGATATTCTGCACAGCCTCAATGCCGGTCAGGATATAGTGCTGACTGTTCCGGAAACCGTTGTTCTGCCCACCGAAAAACAGCTGCTGGCTGGCGGCAACATCAGTGTGAATTCTGACTGGCTGGATCTACAGGGCAATAACCATTTGCACGCAGGGGCGAACCTGACACTCACCAATAATGGCATGAGTCTGCCCGACACCACCAGCCTGAGAGCGGGCGGTGATATGGCGCTGCTGACCGTTGGACAGGTCAGCTTGAATGGCCAGGTACAGCAGACCGGAGGCTCTTTCCAGGTCAACACTGACAGTGATATCCAGCTCAAGCAGGACATTAATGCCGGTGGACATATTCTGTTGAATACGCCGACAGATGTGTACCTGAAAGCGGGTCGAAGCCTGATTGCAGAAGAAGACCTGCGGGTTGAGTCCGACGGCCTCTATCTGGGACGAAACACGGTGCTTGATGCCGGTGGCAATCTGGCGTTGATGAATAATACCCTGTCACTGCCTGACAGTGTGCAGATCAGCTCGGGTGGTGATTTTGAGCTTGAGACTGATGGAGAGCTCTATCTGAGCGGTACCATCGGGGATATTGGCGGTTCCCTGCGGATTCGCAGCGACGAGCTGTATGTCTACCAGGATCTGAATGCCGGGGAGAGCATTGAGCTGGGTGCCACCTACCGTATTTATCAGCAGTATCGCAGAAGTCTGGTGGCTGGCGAGGATATCAGACTCAGTACTGACCATTATTACACCGGCTACCGGACCAGCCTGACGGCTGGGGATGATATTTCCGTATCTACCCTGGATGGGCTCGACTTCTACTACGTCAGTGCTGGTGGTGATTTCGCTGTTGAAAGTAAATACGGTGACGTTTATTTCAGTGAGTCTGTCACAGCGGGTGGGGACATGAGTGTTCAGTCTGGTAATAATGTCTATCTCTCATCATGGAACGACATTACTGCGGGCTCTCTTTCCATAGGCACAGCGGATCAGTCTGGAGCTTATTATTTCTCAGTGGGGCACGACAGCACCATCGAGACAGAGGCCGACTTGCTGGTGAACACCATCTACAGCCAGGACTATGATGAACTGATTGTTGGCGGAGATTTCACGGCAAAGGCTGAGCATGGCTCTGTTTATTTCCAGAAGTCTGTGACAGCAGGTGGCGCTGTGAACCTCCACTCTGGAAGGGATATCTACCTCTCGGCCTGGGAGCGTCTCAAGGCCCAATCACTGACCATAGGCTCCTCTGAGTTTTATGGAGCTGAGCATTTCTCAATGGGCTATAACAGCTCAATTGAAACCCGTGGCGCAGTAGCCATTCATACCCGCTGGAACCAGTATCTTGGCAGTCTGACATCCCATGCTGATGGGCTGGCCTTTGAACTGACCTCTGCACGGGGAGCCATTTACGGAAATTATGAGTACCGATTCAGCAAGTATCATGATGCCAGTCACCTGACAGCCACTAACGGACGGGCTGTTCTTCAGGCTGCTACCGGTATCGGCGATCCACTGGTGGTTGATCTGCCATGGCTTTCAGCAGAAACTGAGAGTGGCAATATCAATATTCTGGCTCGTGCCGATCTTGAGGCCAGTCTGCTGAAGGCGACCCGTGGTGATATCTACATGACCACCCTGGGCGCTCTGTCCATTGATGAGCTGGCGGGTAACGCCTGGCTGGTGGTGGGTGATCTGCTCTTTGCCCGGAAAATGACCATGGAGTACGGTTCGATTCGGGCTGAAAATGGTGTGGAGGTTGAAGAACTCAGCCTGACTGGCAGACATGGCGTTAGCTTTTATGCGCCTGACATCCGGGTGACTCAGGTAGATGATGATGGCACCAGAACTCAAGTTGAGGCACAGCGTTATACCTATATCAAGCCTGCCTCAAAAAGTAGAACTCGGAGGTGGGGGCGATTTTTCTAAGGAGTAAATGTACTTGGACGTATATAACAAAAAAAATAATACCTGTAGAAAACAGCTTTTCACTCAATTCCATTTCTCATTAAATGCAGCCGGGCTGGCTTTATGCAGCCTCTGGCTGCAATCCCCCGTCGCTCTGGCCACACAGCCACCCATGCCAGACCCTTCGGGAACCCTCAGCAGAGAGATTGAAAAGCAGAAAGAGCACCTGTTAGAACCTGAACTGAAGAAAGAGATACCCGCTGTGAAGAAGGAGCAGGAGCCGGAAGTGGCCGAGGAAGCCGGTGGTCCAGTGCTTCTTCTACAGGGCATTCGCTTCACGGAATCCAGACACCTGTCCCGTGAGGAATTGCAGTCGCTGGCAGCGCCCTGGTTGGGTAAAGAAGTCAATTACCAGGATCTGCAAACCCTTCTTGGAGCCGTTAAACAACTCTACCGGAGCAAGGGAATTTACACAGCCACCGCCGTATTTCCAGAGCAGAAGATAGAGAATGGACTGGTCAGCATCAGGCTGGTGGAAGGTCGCTTTGGTGAACTGGTTCTTGCTGGCGAAGTGGCAGAAGGTGACAGGGAGTATGTTCAGAAGTGGATCAATACCGACTGGCAGAAAGACTCCATCGACGTTGAAGCCCTGGAGCGGGATATCCTGTTCTATAACCGGGTTCACGGCCAGAGGTTGCAGTCCGAGCTGAAGGCCGGGCAGGCGTTTGGGCTGACGGATGTGGTTGTGCAGATTCCTCAATCGGAAGAAGGCGCATCGCTTTATTTTGATAACCACGGCACTGAAAGCGCCGGAGAAGAGCAGTTAAGCCTGCTCTACCAGAAAACGTCGGTGCTCAGCCACGGCGACAAATTGCTGGGCTACGGTCTGGCATCTAATGGGCTAAAGTCGTTCAGTGCCAGTTATAACCGGGTGGTGGGCGAAGACGGCTGGCGGCTGGGAGGCAGTTTTCAGTACACCGACAGCGAGCTGGAACTGACGACACTGGATGTCGACGTGATCGGTGACACAACACGTTACACCCTGGATGCCAGTCACCTGCTCTGGTCAGATATTAATGGCTGGCAGAACCTGCTTTTTTCTGCCAGCAGTACCCGCTCGGAAAACGCTGTGGCCGATGAACCTTTGTCGGATTATCGCAACGATCAATTGCAGTTCGGGCAGGAATTGAATCTGCTGGGGGATAACTGGCAGGTCAATGGCCGAGTGACGTTCAGCAAAGTTCGCAGTAAGTCGATTCTCAATGATGATGAGAGCTACCTGAGTCTGTTGAGCCCACGACTGACAATGGTTTATAACTTTGAATCGCCACTTTATGTGCTGTCCACATGGGAAGCCCAATGGGCCAGTAAAGCCGGCCTGCCTTCGAGTCTTGGCTTTGCTCTTGGCGGGCTGTACAGCATTCGGGGGTATAACAACAGTGTTGTTACCGGCGACAAAGGCTGGCGCCAGCAGACCGAGCTGCACTACTCTGGCTTGTTCTACCGACAAAGCAGCATCGAACCCTTTGTTTTTCTTGATCATGGCGAGACGAGGATGCCGGGTTTCCATGCAAAGCTCACTTCTGCCGGACTGGGGACAAAAGTCTCTGCCAGATGGGGTGCTCTGGAAGTCGCCGCTGCTCAGACACTTGAGCCGGTGGGTGTCTCAGGGAATGATTTTCGGGTTTATGTTCGGCTTAGCCTGACCGGTTGGGAGTGATCTGTAACAGTTGATCTTCAGCGATTATTTGTACTCCTTATCGACCACTGACCCAACGGTAATATACGCCTGCTGAGGGTGATTGAGCCTGGTGGGGTACATCAGCCTGAGTTTTTGCTCTTTAATCAATGGTTGCAGGTGTTTTTTGCGCAGAGACTCGCCACTTCGATTCAGCAGTTTTTCCAGTTCTTCAAGTTGTAATGTTTGCAGGGCACACAAGTTAAGGATGGCCTGGCGCACCTCTTCGCTGGGGGATCGCTTTTTTGAAGAGACAGGTTCTGCCAGAATCGAAAGCTCGTTCTCTAAAGGTCCGGAGCTTGGCGTTAAAGGTCCGGACCTTTCGGGTTGAGGTCCGGACCTTTCGGGGTGAGGTCCGGACCCTTCGCCTTCAGGCAGGGATCTTTCCAGCTCCACTCCTTCGGAAATCCGTTCTAACATCGTATCTTCCGCCATAGCCTGTGCAGTTAAATGGATGTATATGCGGTTTAGTCTGATTGGTATTTAAATTTATGATCGGCCAGCCTGAATTTTCTCAAGAAAGGCATCCAAGCCGTTAAGCAGCTGTTGAAAACTCACAGAGCGGTTGTCTGACAAGTTAAGGTGTGGAGCAATAGCCTTGGCTCCAGCTACTTTTTGA contains these protein-coding regions:
- a CDS encoding ShlB/FhaC/HecB family hemolysin secretion/activation protein, whose product is MYLDVYNKKNNTCRKQLFTQFHFSLNAAGLALCSLWLQSPVALATQPPMPDPSGTLSREIEKQKEHLLEPELKKEIPAVKKEQEPEVAEEAGGPVLLLQGIRFTESRHLSREELQSLAAPWLGKEVNYQDLQTLLGAVKQLYRSKGIYTATAVFPEQKIENGLVSIRLVEGRFGELVLAGEVAEGDREYVQKWINTDWQKDSIDVEALERDILFYNRVHGQRLQSELKAGQAFGLTDVVVQIPQSEEGASLYFDNHGTESAGEEQLSLLYQKTSVLSHGDKLLGYGLASNGLKSFSASYNRVVGEDGWRLGGSFQYTDSELELTTLDVDVIGDTTRYTLDASHLLWSDINGWQNLLFSASSTRSENAVADEPLSDYRNDQLQFGQELNLLGDNWQVNGRVTFSKVRSKSILNDDESYLSLLSPRLTMVYNFESPLYVLSTWEAQWASKAGLPSSLGFALGGLYSIRGYNNSVVTGDKGWRQQTELHYSGLFYRQSSIEPFVFLDHGETRMPGFHAKLTSAGLGTKVSARWGALEVAAAQTLEPVGVSGNDFRVYVRLSLTGWE